The segment TCATATCTACTGTTTTGAATAGGTCATCGAATTGTTCGATTGCAAAAGGGTTATAGTATTGATTGACGTCACTTTGTTCATGCGGTTCAAGCGATACAGAAGCTAAACTTTTTTCCATTCCATAGATTTCTTCGGCAAGTGCTTGTGCAGTAGAATCTGCCTCACCTGATAGCTTGAGAAGTGTGGTCATATATAAAATATAGGCTTTTTTCGTATCGGAATTTTCCGTTACGTAACTGTTCTTATCTAGGCCAGTAGCCAATCCAGTATAATACAAAGCATGTTCGCTGCTGTTTTTTGCATCGTTCATAATGGCAAAATCGAATAATGAGTTTATCCCTAATTCACTTTCTAATGTAAGATCTGCCTGAATGAGCTCATCAAGTGTTTTGGCCTCGTCAATTGTCTTTATATATTTTTGAATGGGCTTAATTCCTTGTTTATTTCGATTTTTTGTATCTAATGCTGTGGCATAGAAGTCGGTAATTTTTTGTTCTTTCGTTCCGGTTGCAAATTTTTTGCCCGCAAGCTCATCGATTATTTTTTCTAATTTATCGCTATTTTGTTTTTGCAGCTCGGAAAATACGCCACTCTTACGTTCACCAGCTGCAATTGTCGAATGATTTAGCCAATCTTTATTCATTGCTTCATAAAAATCATCATTTAAATGGGAGCCTTCTAGTGTCCATATTCTAGCAATAATGTTTTGGAGTTCATCGATTGTCATTGTGTCATTTGCGCCTAATGCACCATCCGAGTTAGCCGTCAATACGCCTGCTTTTGCCAATTTATCAATATCTCTCTTAGCCCAAGCAGGTACATCGGTAAACTTGATGCCGAATGTGCCCCTGCGCAAATCATTTCCGACAGGTTTTGGTAAATTACCGAATGCTCGACTTAACATGACTAAAGCTTCAACCTTTTTTACAGGCTCATGTTCTCTTAAATCTCCATTTTCAGAGCCTTTCATAACGCTTTCTTTATTAATACCTAACCGATAAGCTTCTGTAGCTTTCAACAAAGTTTCAACAATCTCTCCTCTTGTCGCGGTTGGAGATTTTTCAGCGGCATCCATCGTCATGCTAGAGGAGAGAGCTATTAGTATGACCGTAAGTAAAGATAAAAACTTCTTCATTTTCTTGCTCCTTTACAGATTAATATATTTATTATGAGATGAATTAAAGTTTTTATAAGGTGAAAAATGAAGGGAATTAGGCGTATTTTTACAGTGATTTTAAGGGCATCAACTTTAATTACCAACTTTGATAGAAAAATCTTGGCTTATCACCTTGTGGTAAATATAGTAAAATAAAGATGGCAATGGTAGAATCCATTTGATAAAATTAGTGCATAAGGCGAAAACTTTACTCGTGGTTTGTCTCAACAACAATGACGATATGTGAGTTTTCGCTTTTTTCTATCTTATAGTGGAAAATTCCATATTGTCATCTATTTTTATAATTCGCTTGGGGGGATCGTATGATTCAAGGTTCTTGGAGAGCATTGCTATGGATTGGCTTATCACAACTATGCGCTTTAAGCTTATGGTATAGCGCTTCAGTAATTGCACCTGAACTAATTGAAAATTGGAATCTTAGCTCGAATTCAGAAGCTTGGCTTTCTGCAGCTGTTCCTATTGGATTTGTAATAGGCGCATTATTTAGTTCCTATTTTGGGATTGCTGACCGCTTTAATCCCCGAAAAATTTTGGCGCTTTCCGCATTGTTAGGTGCACTATTGAATGTATTATTAATTACAGTCGATTCCGGCTTTTTCGGTATTTTACTAAGGATATTAACGGGAATCACTCTCGCTGGTGTATACCCAATAGCTGTAAAAATTATATCAGAATGGTTTCCTAGAAAACGTGGTTTAGCAATGGGAATCTTAATTGCGGCGCTAACATTAGGCTCATCATTACCCCATTTTATTGTCATGTTCTTTTCTTCAGTAAATTGGAAAATCGTTATCATTTGTAGCTCAGTATTAGCTTTAGTATCATCTTTCATTGTCTCGTTTATTTTAGAAGATGCCCCAGTAAAATCAAAAAAATTACCGTTCTCTTTAAAAGTAATTAAAAAAGTAGTGATGAATAAACCGGTAATGCTTGCGAATTACGGCTACTTCGGCCATATGTGGGAATTGTATGCGGTGTGGACATGGCTTCCCGCATTTTTGACTGCTAGTTTTTTAACTTATTCACCAGAAATTCCTCATTGGTTCATTGCATTATCATCTTTTGTGTCAATAGGAATTGCAGGAGGGATTGGGTCTGTTGTCGGTGGGGTAATCTCAGATAAAATCGGTAGAGCGAATTTAACGATTCTTTCCATGTTTATTAGTGCAATCTGTTCGATTATAATAGGTTTTACATTTGGACAATTTATTTGGGTAACTTTAATCATCTCCATTATTTGGGGAGTGTCTGTCATAGCTGATTCCGCCCAATTTTCTGCAGCAGTTTCAGAAATTGCTGATGTTGAATATGTAGGTACAGCCCTTACTTTTCAAATGTGTATCGGTTTCCTCATTACGATATTCTCTATCAATTTAATCCCTATTATTCAGAGAATAGTTGGTTGGGAGTGGGTCTTTTCAATATTAGCGATTGGACCTATTGTTGGAATGATCACGATGGTCAAATTTAGACGTTACGAATTTAATAAAAAATAATAAAGAAATTTTCATTAAAAGGATTGAAGGAATATGGAATTGCGTCATTTAGAATATTTTTTAATGGTTAGTAAGGAACTACATTTCACAAAAGCAGCTGAAAAATTAGGCATCTCCCAACCGACTTTAAGTCATCAAATTAAAATGCTTGAAAAAGAGGTAGGTTATTCATTGTTTAATCGTATTGGCAAGAAAATTGAGCTGACAATGGTAGGGGAAATTGTTCAGCAAGAAGCATTGAATATTCAAAGTACCATTCAAAGTATGTCTTCTCAAATTGAAGCATTTTCGAAAGTAGAAATAGGAGAAT is part of the Solibacillus sp. FSL K6-1523 genome and harbors:
- a CDS encoding MFS transporter, translating into MIQGSWRALLWIGLSQLCALSLWYSASVIAPELIENWNLSSNSEAWLSAAVPIGFVIGALFSSYFGIADRFNPRKILALSALLGALLNVLLITVDSGFFGILLRILTGITLAGVYPIAVKIISEWFPRKRGLAMGILIAALTLGSSLPHFIVMFFSSVNWKIVIICSSVLALVSSFIVSFILEDAPVKSKKLPFSLKVIKKVVMNKPVMLANYGYFGHMWELYAVWTWLPAFLTASFLTYSPEIPHWFIALSSFVSIGIAGGIGSVVGGVISDKIGRANLTILSMFISAICSIIIGFTFGQFIWVTLIISIIWGVSVIADSAQFSAAVSEIADVEYVGTALTFQMCIGFLITIFSINLIPIIQRIVGWEWVFSILAIGPIVGMITMVKFRRYEFNKK